In the genome of Misgurnus anguillicaudatus chromosome 11, ASM2758022v2, whole genome shotgun sequence, one region contains:
- the pdzd7a gene encoding PDZ domain-containing protein 7a, producing MAHSFDTARKDMTNGTYPSAQPGPSGTSTLPRYLHKKQQRHRGVRSSSPMGRVILINSPVDGGDESEDIHTITVDKSEDGRLGFSVRGGSEHGLGIFVSKVEDDSSAELAGLSVGDKLVEVNGISLESITMSSAVKVLTGNNRLRMVVRRVGKVPGIRYSKEKTTWVDLIHRRMVVEESGQTPSETSSDGALRRIVHLYTTSDDYCLCFNIRGGYLFGLGIYVSKLDPGGLAEQNGIKMGDQILAANGVNFEDITHNNAVEVLKSHTHVMLTIKEAGRYPAYKEMVAEYSWLKKLANGGQPSSSQGSDSYSSTSSLSSGTPVSSLSGLSQVMFPPVFGSGMVDVCISTEDRSRRPSSERTETAMQTDPQELEASVRTSRVITTETSRTVGETVLLKDTAIRSGHTHSRTFSAGDKETLDSPKTAVLMALSKPRKPIRRSQSHITISEDKQKKKKHQKDKVDAVGSTLQRSKTFVSLLFKSGRRRERSSSRDRKVTWTVGGQRGRSKSPKHEPGKERGRPIMNLLSSPRETRAGMREHSPMPSPETMSLIEDMAHKLLNEDEVAAVMRHCTRFLSERVVEDLVRPLLAILDRPEKLLLLREIRMIIPPTDLGRFDSMVQPFELEAYDILKNRSVRSPVLRSPRRGGTPRRHLITPIPDYRGGFQLQPVQDLHRERQLTEDLERLRLSGLPTGRLPPPRTFTPLLDVPVDTYISDSVEHHSLSPARPNRPQSESSHGTERRGRSPQRDNGFQQISQHDSLSSSGDSVPERGRSPHKNGHRSKTQNGKEVKYTVMSAHRRSRTPLTQVFGSSSDQDWREAVNGHSGSRESPSEEEYELTTVSVSKTKQSLGISISGGMESKVQPMVKIEKIFPGGAASTSDFLKAGFELVSVDGESLQSVTHQHAVDAIRRAFSNKAKDPMEFIVKVPKNQRD from the exons ATGGCTCATTCGTTTGACACGGCACGCAAAGACATGACGAATGGGACTTATCCCAGTGCCCAGCCAGGGCCCTCGGGCACCTCTACTTTACCACGCTATCTGCACAAGAAGCAACAACGTCACAGAGGAGTGAGATCTTCCTCCCCTATGGGCAGAGTCATCCTCATTAATTCACCTGTTGATG GTGGGGATGAGAGTGAAGACATCCACACAATTACCGTGGACAAAAGCGAGGATGGCAGGCTGGGCTTCAGTGTGCGCGGAGGCTCTGAGCACGGCCTTGGCATCTTTGTCAGCAAGGTGGAGGATGACAGCTCTGCAG AGCTGGCAGGCCTGAGTGTTGGAGATAAGCTTGTAGAGGTGAATGGCATTAGTTTGGAGAGCATCACCATGAGTAGTGCGGTGAAAGTCCTGACGGGAAACAATCGTCTACGGATGGTGGTAAGACGGGTTGGGAAAGTCCCTGGCATCCGGTACTCGAAGGAGAAGACAACATG GGTAGATCTGATTCACAGAAGGATGGTAGTTGAAGAGAGCGGTCAAACACCGTCTGAAACCAGTTCAGATGGAGCACTTCGAAGAATAGTGCATCTTTACACAACCTCGGATGACTACTGCTTGTGCTTCAACATCCGTGGTGGCTATTTGTTTGGCCTGGGCATTTATGTCTCAAA GCTGGACCCTGGTGGCCTGGCAGAGCAAAATGGAATTAAAATGGGGGATCAGATTCTGGCAGCCAATGGTGTGAATTTTGAGGACATTACACACAACAATGCAGTAGAAGTGCTAAAGAGTCACACTCACGTGATGTTGACCATCAAG GAGGCTGGAAGATATCCTGCTTATAAGGAGATGGTGGCAGAGTACAGCTGGttgaaaaaat tGGCAAATGGAGGTCAGCCCTCTTCTTCTCAGGGTTCAGACTCTTATTCCTCCACGTCCTCTTTGTCTTCTGGAACGCCGGTCAGTTCCCTCAGCGGCCTCTCGCAGGTCATGTTCCCCCCTGTTTTTGGCTCAGGAATGGTGGATGTCTGTATTTCCACCGAGGACCGCTCACGCCGGCCCAGCTCTGAACGGACAGAAACTGCAATGCAGACTGATCCACAGGAGCTGGAAGCGTCCGTAAGAACTAGTAGGGTCATAACCACAGAAACCAGTCGAACGGTGGGTGAGACTGTTCTGTTAAAAGACACCGCCATACGGAGTGGACACACCCACTCTAGGACCTTCTCTGCTGGGGATAAAGAGACTTTGGACTCACCGAAAACTGCCGTGCTGATGGCTCTCAGCAAACCTCGTAAACCCATCCGCCGATCCCAGAGTCACATTACCATATCAG AGGACaagcagaagaaaaagaaacatCAGAAGGATAAAGTGGATGCAGTGGGAAGCACCCTGCAGCGCTCCAAAACCTTCGTCAGCCTTCTGTTTAAAAGCGGTCGCAGGAGGGAGAGATCTTCCTCCAGGGACAGGAAGGTCACATGGACCGTGGGCGGACAAAGAGGAAGGTCCAAATCCCCAAAACATGAGCCGG GTAAAGAGCGAGGTCGACCCATAATGAACCTGTTGAGTTCTCCCAGAGAGACCCGAGCTGGTATGAGGGAGCACAGTCCTATGCCCAGTCCAGAGACCATGAGCTTAATAGAGGACATGGCTCACAAACTGCTGAATGAGGATGAGGTGGCTGCTGTCATGAGACACTGTACACGA tttctgTCGGAGCGTGTGGTTGAGGATCTGGTGCGCCCCCTGCTGGCCATACTGGACAGGCCTGAGAAGCTTCTGCTGCTGAGGGAGATCAG AATGATCATCCCTCCCACTGATCTGGGCCGTTTTGACAGTATGGTCCAGCCTTTTGAGCTTGAAGCCTATGACATATTAAAGAACCGTTCTG TGAGATCTCCTGTACTGCGCTCTCCTCGTCGTGGTGGAACACCCCGTCGCCATCTAATAACACCAATCCCAG ACTACAGGGGCGGATTTCAGCTCCAGCCAGTCCAAGATCTGCATAGAGAACGGCAACTGACGGAGGACCTTGAGCGTCTACGTTTGTCAGGTCTACCGACTGGCCGTCTCCCTCCTCCCCGAACTTTCACACCTCTTCTGGATGTACCGGTGGACACATACATCTCAGACTCAGTAGAACATCATTCTCTGAGCCCTGCTCGGCCTAACCGGCCACAGTCGGAGTCCTCTCACGGCACAGAGCGACGTGGACGTTCCCCTCAGAGAGACAATGGTTTCCAGCAGATATCACAGCATGACTCTTTGTCCAGCAGCGGTGACTCTGTTCCAGAGCGTGGAAGGTCACCTCATAAGAATGGGCATAGATCCAAAACTCAGAATGGAAAAGAAGTGAAGTACACCGTAATGAGCGCACACAGACGGAGCAGAACACCACTGACCCAGGTGTTTGGGTCCAGCTCGGATCAGGACTGGAGGGAAGCAGTGAACGGACACTCGGGTAGTCGAGAAAGTCCTTCGGAAGAGGAATATGAACTTACCACGGTTTCTGTCTCTAAGACCAAACAGTCCTTGG GTATAAGCATCTCAGGTGGGATGGAGTCAAAGGTGCAGCCAATGGTAAAGATAGAGAAGATCTTTCCAGGAGGAGCAGCCTCCACAAGTGATTTTCTGAAG